AAGAAAGCTTATTACAAGCAGTATTAGACTATCAAAATAGAAAAAGAAGGTTCGGTAAAGTTGAAAAGTAGGAGGATCTGATGTGCTTAGTAGAATAATTACTGCAGTTATAGGGATTCCAATTGGCTTATTTCTGATACACTATGGTGATTTACCGTTACTGATAACAGCAATGATTTTTGGTGTTTTAGGTTTATTTGAGATATCTGATATAAGTTATAGAATACAGTATCCGGTGCTCAAATCAATTGCTGTACCTGGTTTGATTTTTTTGTTAGTAGGGTTTCATTTTGTTAATTGGATTGCGATTTTGTTTATTATTTCATTGATTGTGTTAAGTTTGTCTATATATATACTTTTTACATATCCTCAAAATAATTTTAATACTTTTGGTGGCACTATCACTGCAATAATATATTTGTCATGGATTTTTGGTTTTACTCTTGCGATAAGAACCATGGATGGTGGCTTTTTTGCGATAGTATATTTACTCCTAATTATTTGGGGGACGGATTCTGGTGCATACTTTATTGGGTTGAAGTTTGGGAAAAATAAGTTAGTACCGCATATCAGCCCTAAAAAATCTGTAGAGGGCGCTTTTGGAGGTATTTTGATAGCAGCTATTTTTTCACTAATCTTTTTTAATCTTATTGGAGTGAATATCTTAACATCACTGATCATAGGTGTTTTAATATCTGTTTTAGCACAAATTGGTGATCTTTTTGAGTCTTCATTTAAACGAATTGCTCAAATAAAAGATTCTGGTAATATACTACCAGGCCATGGTGGTATATTAGATAGGTTTGATAGCTTTTTCTTTGCGGTTCCATTTTATTTTTTTATCTTAAGATTAATAAATTTACTTTAAAATAAAAGTGTTATAAATGGAGGCTGGAATGTATGACAAAAAGGATTAGTATTTTAGGGTCTACTGGTTCTATTGGAACTCAAACATTAGATATAATAGAAGAACAGAGTGATAGATTCGAAGTATTAGCTTTAACAACTAATAAAAATATAGATTTACTTGTTAAACAAGCTAGTAAATTTCAACCAGAATTATTAGTTGTAGGTGACCAGACTTTAGAAGAGGATCTTAAGAATAGTCTATATAATTCAAGTTTAAAAAATATTGAAGTAGCTTCTGGAAAACAAGGGTTAATTAAAGCTGCTACATTATCAGAAATTGATGTAGCTGTCGTTTCTGTAGTTGGTTTTAGTGGTGTTGTTCCAACTATTTCGGCAATTAAAAGTGGTAAAGATATCGCATTAGCTAATAAGGAGACCTTAGTTGCTGCTGGTAATATAGTAATTGATGAGGTCGAGAAAAATAATGTTAAACTACTACCTATTGATAGCGAACACTCAGCCATTTTCCAGTCATTAATAGGAGAAGAATCTAGAAACATAGAACGTTTAATCTTGACAGCTTCTGGAGGACCGTTTCTTGGTAAGACTAGAGATCAATTAACTGAAATCAAGCCAAAAGATGCATTAAAACATCCTAATTGGGATATGGGTAAAAAAATCAGTATTGATTCAGCTACGCTTATGAATAAGGGGTTAGAAGTTATAGAAGCTCACTGGTTATTTGGAGTTGATTATGATAATATTGATGTTGTAATACATCCACAATCAATAGTTCATTCATTAGTGGAATATGTCGATGGTGCTATAAAGGCAGAACTTGGATTACCGGACATGAAGGTACCTATACAATACGCTTTAAGTTATCCTTCACGTTTTCCAAATAAACTATCATCAATCGATCTTACAAAGCATGATTTAAGTTTTACTCAACCAGATAATGATGCTTTCCCTCTACTAAAGTTAGCTTATGAGGCTGGTAAAACAGGTGGCACTTTGCCATGTGTCTTAAATGCCGCAAATGAAATAGCAGTAAGTGAATTTTTAAATGAGAATATTACTTTTTTAGATATTCCCGACTATATAAAGCTTGTAATGAATAAACATCAAGTTATAGATAACCCCTCGGTTGAAAACTTAATTGAGGCTGACCGATGGGCAAGAGAGGAATGCCTTAATTCCATAAAATACTGGAAAAAGGGTGAATGATGATGACAACAGCTGTATATTCAATTATAATTTTTGGAGTATTAATATTCATCCATGAACTTGGACATTTTGTTTTTGCAAAATTAAGTGGAGTATCAGTGATGGATTTTGCTTTAGGGTTTGGTCCTAAACTGGTAAGTTTCCAAAAAGGTGAAACTAACTATTCTCTTCGTGTTGTACCTTTAGGAGGATTTGTTCGTATGAGAGGTGAAGACCCAGATGAAGCTGATGAACCAGGTAGTTTTCTTAAGGCTTCACCTTTACAAAGAATTGGTATATTAGCAGCTGGTTCTATAATGAATTTTGTATTAGCTTTTATACTTCTATCTATTTTGCACGGGATGGTTGGTATACCCGGAGAAGACCCTAATCAAATAGGTGAAATAGTAGAAGGCGGCGCTGCAGAAGAGGCTGGCCTACAACAAGGTGATGAGATTGTTGAAATTAATGACACTGAAATAACTGAATGGGAACAACTGGTATCTATAATTAATGAAAATCCCGGTGATGAGTTAGAGTTAACTATCATAAGGGATGGTGAGCCTTTAGAGGTTAGTGTTGTACCAGAAGAGGAGCCTGAAACTGGTAGAGGTGTAATTGGAGTAACTAATTTGCAACCAGCTTCATTTCCACAAGCTATAGCCCATGGGTTTGAACAGACTGTGTTTTTTATACAAATGCTGTTTGTAGGACTATATCAAATGATAACAGGTCAGGTAGAACCTGATGTAGCAGGACCTGTTGGAATAGTTCATATGGTTGGAGAAGTTGCTGAGACGGGATTTGTTAATTTATTTCCTTTTACTGCTTTTTTAAGTATAAACCTTGGTGTATTGAATTTACTGCCTATCCCAGCACTAGATGGAAGTCGTATTATATTTACAGTTATTGAACTAGTAAGAGGAAAACCAATTGATCCCAATAAAGAAAATTTTGCCCATTTTATTGGATTTGCGTTCTTACTTTTATTGATGTTTGTCATTTTATATAATGATCTATTACGGTTAGATGTATTTTGATTCAGGGGAGGAAATTAAATATGACTGGTAATAGACACCGTACTTTTCCTATACATGTATCAAACTTAGAAATCGGTGGTAATAATCCAATTATTATACAATCGATGACTAACACTAGGACTCATGAACTAGAAAATACTCTTGCACAAATAAATGAACTTTATAATGCAGGATGTCAAGTAGTACGAGTTGCAGTGCCTGATAAACAAGCAATTCAAACTTTACCTTTATTAGTTGCAAAATCTCCGGTACCCCTCGTCGCAGATATCCATTTCAACTATCAATTGGCTATTGATGCTATTAAGTCTGGTGTATCTAAAATTAGAATTAACCCTGGCAATATAGGTTCAGTTGACAAAGTATCTGATATTGTTTCGGTTGCTAAAGAATTCAAAGTCCCCATTAGGATTGGTATTAATTCAGGATCTTTAGAAAAGAGTCTTTTAGATAAATATGGTGGCCCTACCCATATGGCTCTTGTTGAGAGTGCAGTTAATAATGTGATGATGTTATCAAAAATGAACTTTCATAATGTTATAGTTTCAATTAAAGCTTCAGATGTTATGACAACAATTAGAGCCAACCAAGAGTTTGCAAAGCGTCTGTCAAATCCATTGCATTTAGGAATAACTGAAGCTGGAACTATTAAACAGGGGACTATTAAAAGCGCTGCAGGCATTGGAAGTTTATTAGCCCAAGGTATTGGTGATACTATCAGGGTGTCATTGTCAGGCTCACCAGTTGATGAGGTAGAAGTTGCTAAAACTCTATTATCTTCTTTAGGTTTATCTAAGGGAGTAGAAATTATTTCTTGTCCTACTTGCGGTAGGACAGATATCGATGTAGAACAATTAGCTTTAGAAGTTGAAAAGCTTTTAAGTAATTATCAAGTACCAATTAAAGTTGCAGTTATGGGATGTGCTGTAAATGGGCCTGGTGAAGCTAAAGAAGCGGATTTGGGTGTAGCCGGAGCTAAAGATTATGGTGTTCTTTTTAAAAAAGGAAAAATAGTTAAGAAAGTACCAAGAGACGAACTTATGGATATTTTGATGACTGAAATTGAGCAAGCTGCTCAACTAAAATAATTGTTTTAAATATGTGTCGACGTGGGGGTTTTAGTTGTGAGTGAGATTGTAGCTATTATACCTGCTTATAACGAAGAAGGTACAATTGGCAATGTCTTATCAGCATTAAATGAATCAGATTTAATTGGTCAAACCGTTGTTGTAAGTGATGGTTCTACTGATAATACAGTAGAAGTCTCAAAGCAATTTAATGCTCAAGTTGTTGAACTTAAACACAATGTAGGTAAGGGTGGAGCGATGAAAGCAGGCCTTGATCAAATAACTTCTAATATAATTGTATTTTTAGATGCTGATTTAATAGGATTAACCCCTGATCATATAAGTGATCTATTAATTCCTGTACTAGAAGATGAAGCAGATATGACCGTTGGTATATTTGAAAAAGGACGTATAGCTACAGATTTAGCTCAAAAAGTTGCCCCATATCTCTCTGGGCAAAGAGCTGTAAATAGGAAAGTATTGTCAGACATATCTGATTTAGATATGTCGCGATTTGGTGTTGAAGTTGCCTTAAATCGTCATATAGAGGAAAATAATATTCGCGTTAAAGAAGTAATTTTAAATGATGTGAGCCATGTAATGAAGGAAGAAAAGCTTGGAGTATTTCGAGGATTTGCTGCACGTATGAAGATGTACTGGGAAATAGTAAAATATTTTGCTAAAAATTAGAGTTATTTAGAAGGGGAGAGGTAAATGGCAGCTGAACAGCTAATACCAAATATTTTAAAGGAATATGTTGTTAAATGCATTGTAGATCCCCCTAAAAATAGATGGGTATTATTAATAAATCCTAATGAAAAAATCACTCAAGATTTTTTATCTAAACTTCATGAGACACTTTTAGAAAGTATTAACTCTCTAAAAGAAGTCTCTTTTATTTTTGTTACAAAACAACAGAGCTTTGATGAATTTTTCAACTTAAATAAGCCATTATTAGAGAATTATCTTTCGAAGTATTATCCTTCAGCTTATAGTTGTATACATGATATAGATTTTTCAAGTGATGAAGATATTGTTAATATTAATTTTAGGAATAAAACTAATATGGAAATTGCTAGGAAGAAAGATTTTCAAAAGTTAGTAAAAGATTACTTTGCAATTGGTTACAGTAATAAAGTTACAATTCAATTGAATGATTTAAATATAAAAGAGGAAAACGAAAAACAAGACAATGAAAATATTAAGTATATAACTGATATTAATGATTACAATGATACTGCTAAAGCTTCCCATAAGCCTAAAGTAGGACAAGTTATATTAGGAAAAGAAATTAAAACTGAAGAAAGTCAAATTGAAGAAGTTGACGATGAAGAAAAGTCTATAACATTACGAGGGAAGGTTTTTGATCTTCAATGTAGAGAATTAAGAAGTGGTAGAACTCTTGTAATTTTTAATATAACTGATTATACCGATTCAATAGGTATTAAAGTGTTTCTAAATGAAGACCAGACTACACCGGATTTGTTAGAGAAAGGAAAATGGGTGAAAATTAGGGGACCTGTAAAGACTGATAATTTCACTCAGGAGTTAACAGTTTTTGCAAATGACATCTCACTTTCATCTGACCCGTTAGTAAGAGGAGATGATTGTGAAGAGAAACGAATAGAATTGCACAGTCACACTCGTATGAGTACTTTAGATGCTACCTGTTCAGCTTCTGAATTAGTAGATCTAGCATATGAATGGGGACATAAAGCAATTGCAATAACAGACCATGGTGTTGTTCAATCTTTTCCAGAAGCTTTTGAAGCTGCAAAAGATAGGGATATAAAAGTTTTATATGGTGTAGAGGCATATTTAGTTGATGACGAAGAAAACTACAAGGGTAAATCATATCATTGTATTATTTTAGTGAAAAATTATCAGGGATTACAGGATCTTTATAGGCTTATAACAAAATCACATTTAGAGTTTTTCTATAGACAACCAAGAATCCCAAAAAAATATTTAGAAGAAGTAAGAGATAACTTAATTATTGGATCGGCCTGTGAGCGTGGAGAAGTAATACAGGCAATATTAACAGGGAAATCTGAGTCAGAGGTAAAAGATATAGCTAGTTTTTATGATTATCTAGAAATCCAGCCTAAAGGAAACAATGAATTTTTAATTAGAAACGAAACTTTTTCATGTGAAGAAGATTTAGAGAATTTAATGAAACAAGTTGTAGAAATAGCCAAAGAACTAGATAAACCTTTTTGTGCTACTGGGGATGTTCATTTTTTACATCCCTGGGATAAAAATTATCGTAAAATACTTATGGCAGGTCAAGGGTTCGATGATCTAACTCAGCCACCATTATACATGAAAACAACTGAAGAAATGTTGCAAGAATTTGAGTATTTAGAAGAAGATGCTAGAAAAGCCGTTATAGATAATCCAAATCATGTAGAAGCACAAGTTGAAGAAAAATTAGTTCCAGTCCCTCAAGATCTGTTTACACCGAATATTCCAGGATCTGAAGAGCAGATTACAAATATGGCATATGAAAAGGCAAGAAAGCTTTACGGAGAAGAATTACCAGAAATAGTGGAGTCTAGATTAGAATCTGAATTGAAAAGTATTGTTGATCAAGGATATGCAGTAATTTACCTAATTAGTCATAAACTTGTAAAAAAATCTCTTGACGATGGTTATTTGGTTGGTTCGCGGGGATCTGTTGGATCTTCATTAGTCGCAACAATGACAGATATAACAGAGGTTAACCCCTTACCACCACATTATCGTTGTCCTTCTTGTAAATATAATAAATTTATCCAAGATGGTTCAGCAGGTTCTGGGGTTGATCTTCCCGATCAAAATTGCTCTGAATGTGGCACCAATCTTGAAAAAGATGGACATGATATTCCGTTCGCAGTTTTTATGGGTTTTCATGGCGAAAAAGTTCCTGATATTGATTTGAACTTTTCAGGGGAATACCAACCAATAGCTCATGAATATACAGAAGAACTATTTGGAAGCGACTGTGTTTTTAAAGCTGGAACGATAGGTACTATCGCCGATAAAACTGCTTATGGTTTTGTAAAAGGCTATCTAAGTGATAATGATTTACATTATAGACAAGCAGAAGTTAATAGACTAGTTTCTGGTTGCACTGGTGTAAAAAGAACAACAGGTCAGCATCCAGGTGGTTTAATGATAGTACCAAGTGATAGAGACATCCATGAATTTTGTCCTGTTCAAAGACCTGCTGATGATACAAATACAGAGGTTCGAACTACTCATTTTGATTATAATGCTATTAGTGATAGATTACTAAAACTAGATATTTTAGGCCATGATGTTCCCACAATAATTCATATGCTAGAGAGTATGACAGGAGTTGATCCTCTAGAGATTTCTTTAGATGACCCTGATACTGTAAAGATTTTCTCATCAGCGAAACCACTAGGGGTAAGTGAAGATGATATTGATTGTCAGGTGGGGACATTAGGTATACCAGAATTTGGGACAAGATTTGTTAGGCAGATGTTAGAGGATACAAAGCCTGCAACTTTTTCTGAATTAGTTAGAATATCTGGACTAAGTCACGGAACTGATGTTTGGTTGAATAATGCTCAAGATATGATAGCTGAAGGTACTGCTGAATTGAGTGATGTTATTTCAACACGTGATGATATAATGGTCTATCTAATGTATAAAGGTGTAGACAGAAAAGATGCTTTTACTATCATGGAAAAAGTAAGAAAAGGTAAAGGATTATCAGATGAACTAAAACAAAAGATGAAGGATGCAGAAGTACCAGAGTGGTATTTAGAATCATGTTTGAAAATTAAATATCTTTTTCCAAAAGCGCATGCTGTAGCATATACAATGATGTCATTTAGAATTGCTTACTATAAAGTTTTTTATCCCTCTGCTTTTTATGCAACTTTCTTTTCTGTCAAAACAGATGATTTTAATGCAGATTTGATAGTAAAAGGCCTTGAAGTTGTTAATAATAAGATAGAGAGCATTAATGAAAAAGGAGTTTCAGCACCACCAAAAGAAAAATCCGAATTAGTAGTACTAGAAGTTGCTCGTGAAATGTTTCATAGAGGCGTTAAAGTTTTACCTGTTTGTATATATGAATCCGATAGTAAGAAGTTTAAATTAGATGAAAAAGGTAATTTAAGACCACCTCTAGTTACATTAGCTGGACTCGGATTATCAGTTGCTAAACAGATTGTTAAAGCTAGAGAAGAAAGAGAATTCACTTCAGTAGAGGATTTACGTAAACGAGGGAAAGTGTCAAAGTCAGTACTTGAGGTGTTAAGAAATCATGGGTGTCTTGTTGATCTTCCTGAAACAGATCAGTTAACCCTATTCTAAGTTGCACTAGTGTTGATATTGTGATAAAATATTTAAAGACAAAAGTTTAACTCAAACCAGAAAGAGTGGGGTGTTACCCACTCTTTCCTGTTATGTATAAATTTTAGGAGGGAGAAAAATGGTCTCAGGTGATAAACTTGAAAGTTTAATTGAACCAGCTGTAAATGAGCTTGGGTATGAATTAGTTGATGTTGAGTTAACTACTGAGAACCAAAGAGCTGTTTTACGAGTCTACATAGATACAGAAGGTGGAATTACTCTAGATGATTGTGAGACTGTTAGTAACAGTCTAGACGAATTGTTAGATGAACATGATCCGATACCACATAGTTATGTTTTAGAAGTTTCATCACCAGGAGCTGAACGTCCATTAAGAAAGAAGAAGGATTTTATTTACTTTGCAGGGAAGAGTATTCAAGTGAAAACTTATATGAAGTTAGATGGACGTAAAAACTTTAAAGGCAAATTAATAGGCTTAGATGGAGATGACGTAATTGTTGATACTTACAATGATGGGGAGGTAAAAATCCCATTAGAAAAGATTGCGAAAGCGAATCTACTATTAGATTTTTAAATGAGGGGAGGGCGAAAATTTGAATCGTGAATTCATTGAAGCCATAGAAGAAATTGAGCAAAATAAAGGTGTGGACAAAGACATATTATTTGAAGCAATAGAAGCTGCTTTAATTTCAGCTTATAAGCGTAACTTCGATTCAGATAAAAATGTTAAAGTAATTATGGAAAGAGAAACAGGAGATGTAAAGGTTTTTAATCAGCGCAAAGTTGTAGAAGAAGCAACTGACCCTAGAGAAGAAATAAGTTTAGAGGATGCTAGAAGGATTTCTCCTGAATATCAATTAGATGATGTTGTAGACGAAGAAGTTACTCCAAAAAACTTTGGGCGCATTGCAGCACAGACTGCCAAACAAGTAGTGATCCAAAGAATAAGAGAAGCTGAAAGAGAACTTATTTATGAAGAATTTGTACATAAACAAGATGATATCATAAATGGGAAAGTTCAAAGGTTTGAACAAAATAATGTGATTGTTGACTTAGGGAAGGTAGAAGCTATTTTACCACCCCCTGAACAAATGGCAACTGATAAATATAACCAAGGAGATAGGTTAAAATCTTATGTTGTAGAAGTTAAAAAAACGACTAAAGAGCCACAGGTGATTTTATCTAGAACTCATCCAGGATTAATTAAAAGGTTACTAGAATTAGAGGTACCTGAAATATACGATGGGATTGTTGAAATAAAAGGAATAGCTCGAGAAGCTGGTTATCGTTCTAAGGTTGCCGTTTATTCAAATGAACAAGAAGTAGATCCAGTGGGTAGTTGTGTCGGAAATAAAGGTAGTAGAATTCAATCAATTGTAGAAGAGTTAAATGGTGAGAATATTGATGTTATAACTTGGTCTTCTGACCCATCAGTTTTTATTAGTAACTCACTTAGTCCGGCAAAGGCGACTAATGTTACTGTGATTGATGAAGAAGAACACAAAGTACGTGCTATAGTACCCGATCATCAACTCTCTTTAGCCATTGGTCGTGAAGGACAAAATGCACGACTAGCTGCTAAATTAACTAATTGGAAAATTGATATTTTAAGTGAATCACAAGCAGAAGAGAGAGACAATGATATATCAGATTAGATATGAATGATTTTCGAGGGGGGAGATAGTTATGGCTCAAAAGAAAAAGGTCCCAGTTAGAACTTGTCTAGGAT
The sequence above is drawn from the Natranaerobius trueperi genome and encodes:
- a CDS encoding phosphatidate cytidylyltransferase; its protein translation is MLSRIITAVIGIPIGLFLIHYGDLPLLITAMIFGVLGLFEISDISYRIQYPVLKSIAVPGLIFLLVGFHFVNWIAILFIISLIVLSLSIYILFTYPQNNFNTFGGTITAIIYLSWIFGFTLAIRTMDGGFFAIVYLLLIIWGTDSGAYFIGLKFGKNKLVPHISPKKSVEGAFGGILIAAIFSLIFFNLIGVNILTSLIIGVLISVLAQIGDLFESSFKRIAQIKDSGNILPGHGGILDRFDSFFFAVPFYFFILRLINLL
- a CDS encoding 1-deoxy-D-xylulose-5-phosphate reductoisomerase, translated to MTKRISILGSTGSIGTQTLDIIEEQSDRFEVLALTTNKNIDLLVKQASKFQPELLVVGDQTLEEDLKNSLYNSSLKNIEVASGKQGLIKAATLSEIDVAVVSVVGFSGVVPTISAIKSGKDIALANKETLVAAGNIVIDEVEKNNVKLLPIDSEHSAIFQSLIGEESRNIERLILTASGGPFLGKTRDQLTEIKPKDALKHPNWDMGKKISIDSATLMNKGLEVIEAHWLFGVDYDNIDVVIHPQSIVHSLVEYVDGAIKAELGLPDMKVPIQYALSYPSRFPNKLSSIDLTKHDLSFTQPDNDAFPLLKLAYEAGKTGGTLPCVLNAANEIAVSEFLNENITFLDIPDYIKLVMNKHQVIDNPSVENLIEADRWAREECLNSIKYWKKGE
- the rseP gene encoding RIP metalloprotease RseP, with amino-acid sequence MTTAVYSIIIFGVLIFIHELGHFVFAKLSGVSVMDFALGFGPKLVSFQKGETNYSLRVVPLGGFVRMRGEDPDEADEPGSFLKASPLQRIGILAAGSIMNFVLAFILLSILHGMVGIPGEDPNQIGEIVEGGAAEEAGLQQGDEIVEINDTEITEWEQLVSIINENPGDELELTIIRDGEPLEVSVVPEEEPETGRGVIGVTNLQPASFPQAIAHGFEQTVFFIQMLFVGLYQMITGQVEPDVAGPVGIVHMVGEVAETGFVNLFPFTAFLSINLGVLNLLPIPALDGSRIIFTVIELVRGKPIDPNKENFAHFIGFAFLLLLMFVILYNDLLRLDVF
- the ispG gene encoding flavodoxin-dependent (E)-4-hydroxy-3-methylbut-2-enyl-diphosphate synthase; the encoded protein is MTGNRHRTFPIHVSNLEIGGNNPIIIQSMTNTRTHELENTLAQINELYNAGCQVVRVAVPDKQAIQTLPLLVAKSPVPLVADIHFNYQLAIDAIKSGVSKIRINPGNIGSVDKVSDIVSVAKEFKVPIRIGINSGSLEKSLLDKYGGPTHMALVESAVNNVMMLSKMNFHNVIVSIKASDVMTTIRANQEFAKRLSNPLHLGITEAGTIKQGTIKSAAGIGSLLAQGIGDTIRVSLSGSPVDEVEVAKTLLSSLGLSKGVEIISCPTCGRTDIDVEQLALEVEKLLSNYQVPIKVAVMGCAVNGPGEAKEADLGVAGAKDYGVLFKKGKIVKKVPRDELMDILMTEIEQAAQLK
- a CDS encoding glycosyltransferase family 2 protein is translated as MSEIVAIIPAYNEEGTIGNVLSALNESDLIGQTVVVSDGSTDNTVEVSKQFNAQVVELKHNVGKGGAMKAGLDQITSNIIVFLDADLIGLTPDHISDLLIPVLEDEADMTVGIFEKGRIATDLAQKVAPYLSGQRAVNRKVLSDISDLDMSRFGVEVALNRHIEENNIRVKEVILNDVSHVMKEEKLGVFRGFAARMKMYWEIVKYFAKN
- a CDS encoding PolC-type DNA polymerase III — encoded protein: MAAEQLIPNILKEYVVKCIVDPPKNRWVLLINPNEKITQDFLSKLHETLLESINSLKEVSFIFVTKQQSFDEFFNLNKPLLENYLSKYYPSAYSCIHDIDFSSDEDIVNINFRNKTNMEIARKKDFQKLVKDYFAIGYSNKVTIQLNDLNIKEENEKQDNENIKYITDINDYNDTAKASHKPKVGQVILGKEIKTEESQIEEVDDEEKSITLRGKVFDLQCRELRSGRTLVIFNITDYTDSIGIKVFLNEDQTTPDLLEKGKWVKIRGPVKTDNFTQELTVFANDISLSSDPLVRGDDCEEKRIELHSHTRMSTLDATCSASELVDLAYEWGHKAIAITDHGVVQSFPEAFEAAKDRDIKVLYGVEAYLVDDEENYKGKSYHCIILVKNYQGLQDLYRLITKSHLEFFYRQPRIPKKYLEEVRDNLIIGSACERGEVIQAILTGKSESEVKDIASFYDYLEIQPKGNNEFLIRNETFSCEEDLENLMKQVVEIAKELDKPFCATGDVHFLHPWDKNYRKILMAGQGFDDLTQPPLYMKTTEEMLQEFEYLEEDARKAVIDNPNHVEAQVEEKLVPVPQDLFTPNIPGSEEQITNMAYEKARKLYGEELPEIVESRLESELKSIVDQGYAVIYLISHKLVKKSLDDGYLVGSRGSVGSSLVATMTDITEVNPLPPHYRCPSCKYNKFIQDGSAGSGVDLPDQNCSECGTNLEKDGHDIPFAVFMGFHGEKVPDIDLNFSGEYQPIAHEYTEELFGSDCVFKAGTIGTIADKTAYGFVKGYLSDNDLHYRQAEVNRLVSGCTGVKRTTGQHPGGLMIVPSDRDIHEFCPVQRPADDTNTEVRTTHFDYNAISDRLLKLDILGHDVPTIIHMLESMTGVDPLEISLDDPDTVKIFSSAKPLGVSEDDIDCQVGTLGIPEFGTRFVRQMLEDTKPATFSELVRISGLSHGTDVWLNNAQDMIAEGTAELSDVISTRDDIMVYLMYKGVDRKDAFTIMEKVRKGKGLSDELKQKMKDAEVPEWYLESCLKIKYLFPKAHAVAYTMMSFRIAYYKVFYPSAFYATFFSVKTDDFNADLIVKGLEVVNNKIESINEKGVSAPPKEKSELVVLEVAREMFHRGVKVLPVCIYESDSKKFKLDEKGNLRPPLVTLAGLGLSVAKQIVKAREEREFTSVEDLRKRGKVSKSVLEVLRNHGCLVDLPETDQLTLF
- the rimP gene encoding ribosome maturation factor RimP; its protein translation is MVSGDKLESLIEPAVNELGYELVDVELTTENQRAVLRVYIDTEGGITLDDCETVSNSLDELLDEHDPIPHSYVLEVSSPGAERPLRKKKDFIYFAGKSIQVKTYMKLDGRKNFKGKLIGLDGDDVIVDTYNDGEVKIPLEKIAKANLLLDF
- the nusA gene encoding transcription termination factor NusA, which codes for MNREFIEAIEEIEQNKGVDKDILFEAIEAALISAYKRNFDSDKNVKVIMERETGDVKVFNQRKVVEEATDPREEISLEDARRISPEYQLDDVVDEEVTPKNFGRIAAQTAKQVVIQRIREAERELIYEEFVHKQDDIINGKVQRFEQNNVIVDLGKVEAILPPPEQMATDKYNQGDRLKSYVVEVKKTTKEPQVILSRTHPGLIKRLLELEVPEIYDGIVEIKGIAREAGYRSKVAVYSNEQEVDPVGSCVGNKGSRIQSIVEELNGENIDVITWSSDPSVFISNSLSPAKATNVTVIDEEEHKVRAIVPDHQLSLAIGREGQNARLAAKLTNWKIDILSESQAEERDNDISD